In the Podospora pseudocomata strain CBS 415.72m chromosome 5, whole genome shotgun sequence genome, one interval contains:
- a CDS encoding hypothetical protein (EggNog:ENOG503P4NY; COG:S), with protein sequence MILESPESARRRRDQWRTRHFQYPAMIGGYIVQLAAFHQLHCLRRHPTTFARMSLNTPTKVVAEVVHKCRSFSKIQQWAWNRRLMHKVDKDTVVKDDPLGWRTYTYTP encoded by the exons ATGATT TTGGAATCTCCAGAATCAGCACGGAGGAGGCGAGACCAATGGAGAACAAGACACTTCCAATACCCGGCGATGATAGGTGGATATATTGTCCAGCTGGCTGCTTTCCACCAACTTCACTGCCTG CGACGTCACCCCACCACTTTTGCTCGGATGTCACTAAACACTCCCACGAAGGTCGTTGCCGAAGTCGTTCACAAATGTCGTAGTTTTTCCAAGATTCAGCAATGGGCTTGGAACAGGCGACTTATGCACAAGGTGGACAAGGATACTGTCGTCAAGGATGATCCTCTCGGCTGGAGGACGTATACTTACACCCCGTGA
- a CDS encoding hypothetical protein (EggNog:ENOG503P37E; COG:H): MRFDAELGEPSVFKGQPREELDDMWDSPVDQPVILVNNETLQAFDPTSKPTKSANRHYYAPAEVFSSAPLLEYITRKLIWRNHYQHVDTFQDPPEMTWEHVDRCIDLLRQVLMCHADTGLIFYTDHGDAQPEARVSTVHMCRNFSRIVNWVNEHDSSLEIFAEIL; encoded by the exons ATGAGGTTTGATGCAGAGCTGGGGGAGCCGTCTGTTTTCAAGGGACAACCCCGGGAAGAGCTCGATGATATGTGGGACTCTCCGGTTGACC AACCAGTTATCTTGGTGAACAACGAAACACTTCAGGCGTTCGACCCAACATCCAAGCCTACGAAAAGCGCAAATCGGCACTACTACGCCCCGGCGGAGGTTTTTTCATCAGCTCCACTGCTTGAATATATCACCCGAAAGTTAATTTGGAGAAATCACTATCAGCATGTCGATACTTTCCAGGATCCGCCTGAAATGACCTGGGAACATGTTGATCGCTGCATCGATCTTCTTCGCCAGGTGCTCATGTGCCATGCCGATACTGGCCTTATCTTCTACACAGACCACGGGGATGCCCAGCCTGAGGCACGTGTATCTACAGTTCACATGTGTCGCAATTTCTCTCGTATCGTCAATTGGGTCAACGAGCACGACTCCTCGCTCGAGATATTTGCTGAGATTCTTTGA
- a CDS encoding hypothetical protein (COG:T; EggNog:ENOG503NZ9T) produces the protein MMIYERPVHDAVLPGPGSPPGMTASKSSKSSSLSSIASDDCSVLADVSHFEEIGLDDGQIDPRRLSDPKSITNPYDSRSVTKRPMSASTPRLQSSRESSRTRSKRDSASSVKSRPSIAPLQSSSLRAVNGRVNSLGPLPEPQTSPLPMRNLALRPALSLTARLRSPSPGGLTLAPRDTNLAPKPRRSSWQSNRERKSAMELELECDEDDGDDIPDGLVLDNVPLSPRPPSERTKSQPSSKTPSPERTPKERVRSFGNGTPPVAVAQGCLRSPMWKSESALSTLSSAASSRVTSPVATRSKSWNSVLNDLNPDAKALTEKLEEHAEDLEHRAQRSSTGSMPTPRRLSETDAKPRVKSAFAELPPLRKSNIMIDPLPISKEKEAVLSRTRPSWLPPKDPAEERRHLKEYQKMMAQSQEAERRREDAKRVRSECRDIAANSMMAIWERDILPRWNEAVRERRTRDMWWRGIAPRSRGAVWTRAIGNDLGLTKTSFDAALSRARDAEAKTKSGHASMEDARAVGWFDLIRRDVQDRTWPDLRIFQPGGPLNQSLVDVLKAYSMYRSDIGYVSGCNTIAALLLLNLPTPVDAFIALANVLNRGLPLSFYASDAGAKSSAYNLLLQTLAQKAPNLCDHLTNLPDHSPDAYLSEIFTSLFTRQLALDEATRLWDVYVFEGDAIMIRAGVAYLLRNEMTLLSSKNMADVQATLNLSSEQKAPRVVGGNGEEERWMRAVRDAGKT, from the exons atgatgatcTATGAGAGACCCGTTCATGATGCCGTCCTGCCCGGTCCAGGTTCGCCTCCGGGCATGACGGCCTCCAAATCCTcgaaatcctcctccctcagctccATTGCCTCGGACGACTGCAGTGTGCTTGCCGATGTTAGTCACTTTGAAGAAATTGGGCTCGATGACGGCCAAATCGATCCTCGACGGTTATCCGACCCCAAGAGCATTACAAATCCCTACGATTCGCGATCCGTTACGAAGCGGCCCATGTCGGCTTCGACGCCACGACTCCAGAGCTCTCGCGAATCCTCCAGGACACGCTCAAAGCGGGATTCCGCATCTTCGGTCAAATCGCGCCCCAGTATCGCTCCACTGCAGAGCTCCAGCCTGCGAGCTGTCAATGGACGCGTGAACAGCCTTGGGCCTTTGCCGGAACCGCAAACCAGCCCACTGCCAATGCGCAACCTCGCTCTGCGTCCTGCTTTGAGCTTGACTGCGCGGCTCAGAAGCCCCAGTCCAGGTGGGCTCACACTCGCCCCACGAGACACCAACCTTGCTCCGAAGCCACGACGAAGCAGCTGGCAGTCCAACCGAGAGCGCAAGTCGGCCATGGAACTCGAGCTGGAGtgcgacgaggatgacggaGACGACATTCCCGACGGCCTTGTTCTGGACAACGTTCCCCTTTCGCCCAGGCCGCCCAGTGAGCGCACCAAAAGCCAGCCCTCGTCAAAAACGCCATCCCCAGAGCGAACTCCCAAGGAGAGAGTGCGCAGTTTCGGAAATGGTACACCTCCGGTTGCCGTGGCCCAAGGCTGCCTCCGATCCCCCATGTGGAAATCCGAATCTGCCCTCTCCACGCTCAGttccgccgcctccagcaGGGTGACGAGCCCTGTGGCTACGAGATCCAAGAGCTGGAACTCGGTTTTGAACGACCTGAACCCCGACGCCAAGGCCCTCACAGAGAAGCTTGAGGAGCATGCCGAGGATTTGGAGCACAGAGCTCAACGGTCTAGCACAGGCTCGATGCCTACCCCCAGAAGGCTTTCCGAGACGGATGCGAAGCCCAGAGTCAAGTCCGCGTTTGCCGAACTGCCCCCTCTCCGCAAATCCAACATCATGATTGATCCATTACCCATttccaaagaaaaagaggccGTCTTATCCCGCACCCGCCCATCTTGGCTTCCCCCCAAGGATCCTGCCGAGGAGCGCAGGCACCTGAAGGAATAccagaagatgatggccCAAAGccaggaggccgagaggcgTCGGGAAGATGCGAAGCGTGTTCGCTCAGAGTGCCGTGATATCGCAGCAAACAGCATGATGGCGATTTGGGAACGTGATATTTTGCCCCGGTGGAACGAGGCTGTTCGCGAGCGCAGGACGAGGGATATGTGGTGGCGAGGAATCGCACCACGGAGTCGAGGAGCCGTATGGACCAGGGCGATTGGCAATGATTTGGGCCTGACCAAGACATCTTTTGACGCTGCATTGAGCCGTGCCCGTGACGCCGAAGCAAAGACAAAGTCTGGACATGCCAGCATGGAAGATGCCCGTGCTGTTGGCTGGTTTGACTTGATCAGAAGGGACGTCCAGGACCGAACATGGCCAGACCTTCGCATCTTCCAGCCTGGAGGCCCGCTCAACCAGAGCTTGGTCGATGTGTTGAAGGCTTATTCCATGTACCGCAGTGACATTGGCTACGTGTCTGGGTGTAAC ACCATCGCGGCACTTTTgcttctcaacctcccaaccccagttGATGCCTTCATTGCACTTGCCAACGTCCTTAATCGGGGCCTGCCACTCAGCTTTTATGCATCTGACGCCGGGGCCAAGTCGTCTGCCTACAACCTGTTGCTGCAGACTCTGGCCCAGAAGGCACCCAACCTCTGCGACCATCTGACGAACCTCCCTGACCACAGCCCGGATGCCTACCTTTCCGAAATCTTCACCTCCCTTTTCACCCGCCAGCTCGCCTTGGACGAGGCCACTCGGCTATGGGATGTTTATGTCTTTGAAGGTGATGCCATCATGATCCGTGCCGGCGTGGCTTATCTCCTCAGAAATGAGATGACGCTCCTCAGTTCTAAGAACATGGCGGACGTCCAGGCCACGCTGAACCTTTCATCAGAACAAAAGGCACCTCGTGTTGTTGGCGGCAAcggtgaagaggagaggtggaTGCGGGCCGTCAGGGATGCTGGCAAAACCTGA
- a CDS encoding hypothetical protein (COG:S; EggNog:ENOG503Q038), protein MQSSVIIVKTQETFDRAQPTSYLDETSGRITALIDYDFAWISHPSYEFLRSFEGLGGQFRALRDAKLHGFPASLPSTSESDSGVDWVVAREWEEALEAEGVRTIEGTDKVADVDAILCAILPWRVTNAEILARPTEEVIIECRTDNEEHLDKLLARLGF, encoded by the exons ATGCAGTCATCAGTAATTATTGTGAAGACACAGGAAACCTTTGACAGA GCCCAACCAACGTCTTATTTAGACGAGACGTCGGGGCGTATAACCGCCCTAATAGATTACGACTTTGCCTGGATCTCCCACCCCTCTTACGAGTTTCTTCGCTCATTTGAGGGGCTTGGGGGTCAATTTCGAG CGTTGAGGGATGCCAAGCTCCATGGGTTTCCTGCCTCCCTGCCATCTACTAGCGAGTCAGACTCGGGAGTTGATTGGGTTGTTGCACGGGAATGGGAGGAGGCATTGGAGGCTGAAGGAGTCAG GACTATTGAGGGGACTGATAAGGtggctgatgttgatgcgATCCTGTGTGCGATTTTGCCGTGGCGTGTTACCAACGCGGAAATTTTGGCCCGTCCGACGGAGGAAGTGATTATTGAATGCAGGACTGATAATGAGGAGCACCTGGATAAGTTGTTGGCCCGCCTGGGTTT